A single Vicinamibacteria bacterium DNA region contains:
- a CDS encoding TetR/AcrR family transcriptional regulator encodes MGRRPRVSRGEILSAAREAFAERGYEGTTLAAISTRVGLSPAALLRHSPTKEALFAAAMAAKETEEESLFFAFLEGVPDDADPRKVLRRLAEGGMPFLERRIGADVASYFHAPPPHPEGRSTGDMSKIRRRGFTMIADYMRRASKAGRLCVLDPKATAIAFMGSLVSYVFLHRIAKIIDPPLPFDRYLDNLIGIWTRGAIRVPKKKKR; translated from the coding sequence ATGGGACGACGACCACGTGTCAGCCGTGGCGAGATTCTTAGCGCCGCGCGCGAGGCCTTTGCCGAGCGGGGCTACGAGGGCACCACCCTGGCCGCCATCTCGACCCGCGTGGGCCTCAGCCCCGCGGCTCTGCTACGCCACTCTCCGACAAAGGAAGCACTCTTCGCCGCTGCCATGGCCGCCAAGGAGACCGAGGAGGAATCCCTATTCTTCGCGTTCCTGGAGGGCGTCCCGGACGATGCCGACCCGAGAAAGGTCTTGCGGCGGTTGGCCGAGGGCGGGATGCCCTTCCTCGAACGCCGAATCGGGGCGGACGTCGCCAGCTACTTCCATGCTCCTCCGCCGCACCCCGAGGGCCGTAGCACGGGCGATATGTCCAAGATACGGCGCCGGGGCTTCACCATGATCGCGGACTACATGAGAAGGGCGTCCAAGGCCGGCCGCTTATGTGTCCTCGACCCCAAGGCCACCGCTATCGCTTTCATGGGTTCCCTCGTCTCCTACGTTTTCCTCCACCGCATTGCCAAGATCATCGACCCTCCCCTTCCCTTCGACCGGTATCTGGACAATCTCATTGGGATCTGGACTCGCGGTGCCATCCGAGTCCCCAAGAAGAAGAAGAGATGA
- a CDS encoding NIPSNAP family protein, whose protein sequence is MMSRRDFVAASLGASLSPTMSQAAVREGAEGPGRAKSAPPLLELRRYRFRFGPMEARFAEYAKNALVPALNRAGVKPVGAFSVVIGPDSPAVYLLLPHASPDSVATLAGRLGADPEYQRGAASFRSLPASDPPYVRREASLMVAFDSVPAVEIPTGALAGPSRLFELRMYESHNESANLKKIEMFEKEHEIDIFRRVGLTPVFFARNLVGPALPSLTYMLAFADAAAREKNWAIFREDPAWVKLRSTPGFTNPEILSNITNVLLRPTDYSQI, encoded by the coding sequence ATGATGAGCCGTCGCGATTTTGTCGCCGCTTCGTTGGGAGCATCGCTCTCGCCCACCATGAGTCAGGCCGCGGTTCGGGAAGGGGCGGAGGGCCCCGGAAGAGCAAAATCCGCCCCCCCGCTTCTGGAGCTGCGCCGCTATCGATTCCGCTTCGGGCCCATGGAGGCCCGCTTCGCCGAATACGCGAAGAACGCCCTCGTTCCGGCCCTGAACCGGGCCGGCGTCAAACCCGTGGGCGCGTTCTCCGTCGTCATCGGTCCCGACAGCCCGGCCGTTTATCTCCTCCTTCCCCATGCGAGCCCCGATTCGGTTGCGACTCTGGCCGGTCGACTGGGCGCGGATCCGGAGTACCAGCGCGGGGCGGCCTCCTTCCGCAGTTTGCCCGCCAGCGATCCTCCTTACGTCCGGCGGGAGGCATCCCTTATGGTCGCTTTCGACAGCGTGCCCGCGGTGGAGATCCCCACCGGAGCACTGGCGGGGCCATCGCGCCTCTTCGAGCTGAGGATGTACGAGAGCCACAACGAGAGCGCAAACCTCAAGAAAATCGAGATGTTCGAGAAAGAACATGAGATCGACATCTTCCGCCGGGTCGGCCTGACCCCTGTCTTCTTCGCCCGCAACCTGGTCGGCCCCGCCCTCCCGAGCCTTACCTACATGCTGGCTTTTGCGGACGCGGCGGCGCGGGAGAAGAACTGGGCGATCTTCCGCGAGGATCCTGCGTGGGTGAAGCTCCGGTCGACGCCAGGCTTCACGAACCCCGAGATCCTCTCGAACATCACCAACGTGTTGCTCCGCCCGACCGACTACTCGCAGATCTGA